ACGGCCCCGTCGAGGTGATCGTCGAAGGAGGGATCTTGAACGGCAAGGATGGAACCTTGAAGAAGGCGCTCTCGCCCGCGCTGAGCGTGCCGGCGGTGTCCGACTTGGACGGTGACGGCAAGCTCGACATCACGAACGGCCGCATGGCCGTGCGCGCGGACGGAACCCAGATCGCCGACACCGGTTTGGCCTCGTCTTGGGCGGCAGTCGGGGACCTGGACGGCGACGGCAAACCCGAGATCATTGGTGTCAACGCCGCGGCGGGTGCGCGCAGCATGCACATCTGGCGCGTGATCAGTGCCGCACCAGGCTACGAGATCGTGCGCGCTCCCTTCGACATTCACGAGACGGCCACCAGCAATCCCTGTGGCCACAATGCTGGCGGTGGACCGCCGACGATCGCCGACTTCAACGGCGACGGCACACCGGACGTCGCCTTGGCCGGGTCCATTGCGTATCTGATTTTCGACGGCAAGAAGCTGATGACGCAGGCCACGCCGTCTGCACAAACGCTGCTATGGCAGAAGGTCACTCAAGACTGCTCGTCGGCGGCGACGGGCAGCTCTGTGTTCGACTTCAACGGGGACGGCAAAGCCGAAGCCGTGTACTCCGACGAGATCTACCTGCGCGTCTACGATGGCGCCACGGGCAACGAGCTGTGGAAGACCTGCAACACCACCGGCACCTTGATCGAATACCCGGTCATCGCCGACGTGGACAACGACGGGCAGGCCGACATCGTGGTTGCCTCGAACGCCTACGCCTTCAATTGCGGTGGCACCAAGCAGAGTGGCATCCGCGTGATCCAGTCCAAGAGCAAGTCCTGGGTGCGCACGCGCCGCGTTTGGAACCAGCACACGTACCACATCACCAACATCGAAGAAGATGGCACCGTGCCCAAGAACGAGGTGCCCAACTGGACGGTCGCGGGGCTGAACAACTTCCGTCAGAACAAGCAACCGGGCAGTGAGCTTGCAGCAGCCGACGCGGTGGTCACAGTGCGGCCTCGCTGTGACGGCGTATTCGGCGCGTTGGTAGAGGTGCGCAACCTTGGCTCTGCGCCGCTGCCTGTCGGCGTGGACGTGGAACTATTCAGTGGCACGCCACCTGGAGGCACCTCCTTGGCGATGGCCAAGACGACGATTCCGTTGTACGCGGCCCAAGCCGAAGTGATCATCATCGACCTCTCCAGTGCGCCCGCGGACGTGAAGAGCGGCTCCACACCGGTCTACGCGACGGTCTCGCCCGCTGCCGGCGTCATCGAGTGCCGCACCGACAACAACACGTCCGAGCCCACGTCCCTCACGTGCAGCGTTCCACGCTAGGCCGCGCGACGCGGGGTCAGAAGGCGTCGAACAAGCCGCCCAGAAGCTCGAAGGCGCCTTCCGCCAGGCCGCTGCCCACTTCCGCCGCGATGCCTGCGCCTTCGGCGACGTCACCAGCGTCGACCCAGTCCAAGGCTTCGACGCCGACTTCGACGGCATCTTCGCCATGGTCTTCCACCAATTGCATCGCGCGACCGC
This genomic stretch from Polyangiaceae bacterium harbors:
- a CDS encoding VCBS repeat-containing protein; translated protein: MRTTRALRLLTATTSIGLLLFAACGGDDGGGTASNVGTGGKGASGGAAGSGGSSGDAAVNLDSSACPTGSPCGDAGVCAGGVCCDKANACGDDCCSSGELCSFQKCVTPGKTCTESSDCAATEYCELALGDSGAPDASDAASCTTGFLPPEGKCLPKPPECAGSTVGPDCLPKCERPPSTAPFDPEISYTWGGVTASPYTSDVMMTPIVVQLDDDNCDGKITALDIPEIVFTTFANGAYTAAGTLHAISIVGGKVVDKWNKPGVVNAGGDLAGGNIDGNPGNEIVGCSAGAVVAFDGQGNTLWTSPQLGSCRSPALADLERDGPVEVIVEGGILNGKDGTLKKALSPALSVPAVSDLDGDGKLDITNGRMAVRADGTQIADTGLASSWAAVGDLDGDGKPEIIGVNAAAGARSMHIWRVISAAPGYEIVRAPFDIHETATSNPCGHNAGGGPPTIADFNGDGTPDVALAGSIAYLIFDGKKLMTQATPSAQTLLWQKVTQDCSSAATGSSVFDFNGDGKAEAVYSDEIYLRVYDGATGNELWKTCNTTGTLIEYPVIADVDNDGQADIVVASNAYAFNCGGTKQSGIRVIQSKSKSWVRTRRVWNQHTYHITNIEEDGTVPKNEVPNWTVAGLNNFRQNKQPGSELAAADAVVTVRPRCDGVFGALVEVRNLGSAPLPVGVDVELFSGTPPGGTSLAMAKTTIPLYAAQAEVIIIDLSSAPADVKSGSTPVYATVSPAAGVIECRTDNNTSEPTSLTCSVPR